The following proteins are encoded in a genomic region of Phycisphaerales bacterium:
- a CDS encoding beta-ketoacyl synthase N-terminal-like domain-containing protein yields the protein MARPPASPTSTPTPTSTPTPIATPIAITGIGVVSPLGMGARAFWEGLCAGRVAIGRPEALDASACSCQYAAEAPALSMKDHLPRHYRKFARVMARDIQLAVVAANEAAGPGTYGAGLGSLADEDGGGERAYPPARLGTHVGAALMAPEIPELARAMHAAADEAGEWDMGRWGRVGMGQLTPLWMLKYLPNMLACHVSILHQAKGPSNTITAGEASGLLSIGEAMRVIERGDADASLAGSGDSRVNHLAIERLRLAGRLAETSAGGAGMDDPGDIVRPFDPEAIGSVPGEGAAVCVLEKPEAARARKAETIALLLGFGAAQAVAPLVEGRPIMAGLGARAGGSADGLDEAMARAIGLALKDAGTRADEIDAVFCHGAGEAALDEAEARAFRQVLGDRAASVELCWVSPQVGETMAAGGSLLVAAAAMALRHQTLPARVQPGRPRGDLSAAAAPARPVELRRVLACTHALGGQCAAIVLGV from the coding sequence ATGGCCAGGCCACCGGCATCCCCGACTTCCACCCCCACCCCCACTTCCACCCCCACCCCCATCGCCACCCCCATCGCCATCACGGGCATCGGCGTGGTCAGCCCGCTGGGGATGGGGGCCCGGGCGTTCTGGGAGGGGCTGTGCGCCGGGCGGGTGGCGATCGGCCGGCCCGAGGCCCTGGACGCCAGCGCGTGCTCGTGCCAGTACGCGGCCGAGGCGCCGGCCCTGAGCATGAAGGACCACCTGCCCAGGCACTACCGCAAGTTCGCCCGGGTGATGGCGCGGGACATCCAGCTTGCCGTCGTGGCGGCCAACGAGGCGGCGGGCCCTGGCACGTATGGCGCCGGGCTGGGTTCGCTCGCAGACGAGGACGGCGGCGGCGAACGGGCCTACCCGCCCGCGCGGCTGGGCACGCACGTGGGGGCGGCGCTCATGGCCCCGGAGATCCCCGAGCTGGCCCGGGCCATGCACGCGGCGGCCGACGAGGCGGGCGAGTGGGACATGGGCAGGTGGGGCCGGGTCGGCATGGGGCAGCTCACCCCGCTGTGGATGCTCAAGTACCTGCCCAACATGCTGGCCTGCCACGTGAGCATCCTGCATCAAGCGAAGGGGCCCAGCAACACCATCACGGCGGGCGAGGCGAGCGGTTTGCTGAGCATCGGCGAGGCGATGCGCGTCATCGAGCGTGGCGATGCGGATGCGAGCCTGGCCGGCAGCGGCGACAGCCGGGTGAACCACCTGGCCATCGAGCGGCTGCGGCTGGCGGGGCGGCTGGCCGAGACCAGCGCGGGGGGGGCGGGGATGGACGATCCGGGCGACATCGTGCGGCCGTTTGATCCCGAAGCCATCGGCAGCGTGCCGGGCGAGGGGGCGGCGGTGTGCGTCCTGGAGAAGCCCGAGGCGGCACGCGCGCGGAAGGCCGAGACGATCGCGCTGCTGCTGGGCTTCGGCGCGGCGCAGGCGGTGGCGCCGCTGGTCGAAGGCAGGCCGATCATGGCCGGCCTGGGCGCTCGGGCGGGCGGATCGGCCGACGGCCTGGACGAGGCGATGGCCCGGGCGATCGGCCTGGCCCTCAAGGACGCGGGAACGCGGGCCGACGAGATCGACGCGGTCTTCTGCCACGGGGCGGGCGAGGCGGCCCTGGACGAGGCCGAGGCCCGCGCGTTCAGGCAGGTCCTCGGCGATCGCGCGGCGAGCGTTGAGCTGTGCTGGGTGAGCCCGCAGGTGGGCGAGACCATGGCCGCCGGCGGCTCGCTGCTGGTGGCCGCCGCCGCGATGGCCCTGCGTCACCAGACCCTGCCCGCGCGGGTGCAGCCCGGCCGGCCGCGGGGCGACCTGTCGGCCGCGGCCGCCCCGGCCCGGCCGGTGGAACTCCGGCGGGTGCTCGCCTGTACGCATGCCTTGGGCGGCCAGTGCGCGGCGATCGTGCTGGGCGTCTAG